One region of Chanodichthys erythropterus isolate Z2021 chromosome 17, ASM2448905v1, whole genome shotgun sequence genomic DNA includes:
- the rab4b gene encoding ras-related protein Rab-4B isoform X2: MNDNVDFLFKFLVIGSAGTGKSCLLHQFIENKFKQDSNHTIGVEFGSRVVNVGGKTVKLQIWDTAGQERFRSVTRSYYRGAAGALLVYDITSRETYNALTNWLTDARTLASPNIVIILCGNKKDLDADREVTFLEASRFAQENELMFLETSALTGENVEEAFLKCARTILNKIESGELDPERMGSGIQYGDASLRQLRQPRGSAAQTKQQCNC; encoded by the exons ATGAACGAcaatgtgg ATTTCCTGTTTAAGTTCCTGGTGATTGGCAGCGCTGGGACTGGGAAATCATGCCTCCTTCACCAGTTCATAGAGAACAAGT TCAAACAGGACTCCAACCACACTATTGGCGTTGAGTTTGGCTCCAGGGTTGTCAATGTTGGCggcaaaacagtcaaactgcAGATCTGGGACACGGCTGGGCAGGAGCGCTTCAG GTCAGTGACCCGCAGTTACTACCGTGGAGCAGCGGGGGCTCTTCTCGTTTATGACATCACAAG TCGAGAGACCTACAATGCTCTGACTAACTGGCTGACGGACGCACGGACACTGGCCAGCCCCAACATCGTCATCATCCTCTGCGGGAATAAGAAGGATCTGGATGCGGACCGTGAGGTCACCTTCCTAGAGGCGTCTCGTTTTGCCCAGGAGAACG AGCTGATGTTTTTGGAGACGAGTGCTTTAACCGGGGAGAACGTAGAGGAAGCCTTTCTCAAATGTGCTCGCACCATCCTCAACAAGATTGAGTCGG GTGAGTTGGACCCGGAGCGGATGGGTTCAGGGATCCAGTACGGCGACGCGTCCCTGCGGCAGCTCAGACAGCCCCGGGGCTCTGCTGCACAGACCAAGCAGCAGTGTAACTGTTAG
- the rab4b gene encoding ras-related protein Rab-4B isoform X1, translating to MSETYDFLFKFLVIGSAGTGKSCLLHQFIENKFKQDSNHTIGVEFGSRVVNVGGKTVKLQIWDTAGQERFRSVTRSYYRGAAGALLVYDITSRETYNALTNWLTDARTLASPNIVIILCGNKKDLDADREVTFLEASRFAQENELMFLETSALTGENVEEAFLKCARTILNKIESGELDPERMGSGIQYGDASLRQLRQPRGSAAQTKQQCNC from the exons ATGTCAGAGACGTACG ATTTCCTGTTTAAGTTCCTGGTGATTGGCAGCGCTGGGACTGGGAAATCATGCCTCCTTCACCAGTTCATAGAGAACAAGT TCAAACAGGACTCCAACCACACTATTGGCGTTGAGTTTGGCTCCAGGGTTGTCAATGTTGGCggcaaaacagtcaaactgcAGATCTGGGACACGGCTGGGCAGGAGCGCTTCAG GTCAGTGACCCGCAGTTACTACCGTGGAGCAGCGGGGGCTCTTCTCGTTTATGACATCACAAG TCGAGAGACCTACAATGCTCTGACTAACTGGCTGACGGACGCACGGACACTGGCCAGCCCCAACATCGTCATCATCCTCTGCGGGAATAAGAAGGATCTGGATGCGGACCGTGAGGTCACCTTCCTAGAGGCGTCTCGTTTTGCCCAGGAGAACG AGCTGATGTTTTTGGAGACGAGTGCTTTAACCGGGGAGAACGTAGAGGAAGCCTTTCTCAAATGTGCTCGCACCATCCTCAACAAGATTGAGTCGG GTGAGTTGGACCCGGAGCGGATGGGTTCAGGGATCCAGTACGGCGACGCGTCCCTGCGGCAGCTCAGACAGCCCCGGGGCTCTGCTGCACAGACCAAGCAGCAGTGTAACTGTTAG